In Populus nigra chromosome 1, ddPopNigr1.1, whole genome shotgun sequence, one genomic interval encodes:
- the LOC133669756 gene encoding pentatricopeptide repeat-containing protein At1g30610, chloroplastic: protein MEVIIMTNGQNGLSGFERNGNLTCNCSWKPYSSCGPLNSWRPPIFGVPLKSKRGKAMRVVGLRVKALQKDESDNRLVGSGGVIEKELEFKPSFGEYLKAMESVKTGREKNQVHKSYSSKLKDDLEGNDAPLLERDERSVKLRGFKDRVKVSKVMESDEFGENANGPTGEEDVVNAELDYRRGRIREFNHNVRGKESHVHANVRRKRGGATSNERWLRNGTRSSNSDLEDLNYRSYKLKGDLEESDAPSSVRHENSVNLRRFNNQEKVSGVMESDEFGDNGDGCSGQEDVVNAELNYRGGRIREFNHKVGGKESHVHAYARKKMGGATSDERWLRNRTISMNSDLEDLNYRSYKLKGDLEESDAPSSVRHESNVDLRRFNNREKVFGVMESDEFGDNGDRCSGQEDVINVELDYRGGRIREFNHKVGGKVSGVHADFRRKMGGATSDGRWLRDHTSSMNSDSEDFNETKSMKIQIAQRSPMVLDYIESIDRTIGLKENLAHAKDSLDMFGIKGKAFEKENIGSGVNKMNGGLVRNRSQADKITDKRYVQKNGLSRRSDQAFLERGYGEDFEVERAAFKSFEQSNDVIGKTKVPMWKIEEKIQKLGNWLNGADIDMPEWMFSKAMRSARVKYTDHSVLRIIQILGKLGNWRRVLQVIEWLNIRERYKSHRLRHVYTTALHVLGKAKRPVEALNLFHAMQQEMCLYPDLVAYRSIAVTLGQAGYMKELFDVIDSMRSPPKKFKSGAPGKRDLGLEPDIVVYNAVLNACVRRKQWEGAFWVLQQIKEKDVQPSTSTYGLVMEVMLACGKYNLVHEFFKKVQKSSIPNALVYKVLVNSFWREGKTEEAVLAVKDMERRGIVGSAALYYDLARCLCTSGRCQEALDLIEKICKVANKPLVVTYTGLIQACLDSGNIQNAVYIFNQMRNFCPPNLVTCNIMLKAYLEHGLFEEANELFNKMLDDGNHISRRSDYKFRVIPDIYTFNTMLDASIAENKWDDFEYIYRKMLRHGFHFNANRHLRMVLDASRAGKGEVLEITWKHLAQEDRIPPPPLVKERFCMMLEKEDFDSALACITTNSAGESQAFCKSAWLNLFEENAQRFRKDTLMRLMHEVRVLAAQSNSPNPVLQNLLISCSDYNRPRVKVPGFNQT from the exons ATGGAGGTGATAATTATGACAAATGGGCAAAATGGTTTATCTGGTTTTGAAAGAAATGGGAACTTAACCTGTAATTGTAGCTGGAAACCATATTCTTCATGTGGGCCTTTGAATTCTTGGAGACCTCCAATTTTTGGTGTTCCATTGAAGAGCAAGCGTGGGAAAGCAATGAGAGTTGTTGGTTTAAGAGTTAAGGCATTGCAAAAAGACGAGTCTGATAATCGGTTGGTTGGTAGTGGTGGGGTTATTGAGAAAGAGTTAGAATTTAAACCATCTTTTGGTGAGTATTTGAAGGCTATGGAGTCTGTTAAGACTGGAAGAGAAAAGAATCAAGTACATAAGTCATATAGTTCTAAGTTGAAGGATGATTTAGAGGGGAATGATGCGCCATTGTTGGAAAGAGATGAAAGGAGTGTAAAATTGAGGGGGTTTAAGGATCGAGTGAAGGTGTCCAAAGTCATGGAAAGTGATGAGTTTGGCGAGAATGCTAATGGACCCACTGGTGAGGAAGATGTAGTTAACGCGGAGCTTGATTACAGAAGAGGAAGAATTAGAGAGTTCAATCATAATGTGCGTGGCAAAGAAAGTCATGTGCATGCTAATGTAAGAAGGAAGAGGGGAGGAGCTACAAGTAATGAGCGATGGTTGAGGAATGGCACCAGGAGCTCGAACTCAGACTTGGAGGACCTCAATTATAGGAGTTATAAGTTGAAGGGTGATTTAGAGGAGAGTGATGCCCCATCATCGGTAAGACATGAAAACAGTgtgaatttgaggaggtttaaCAATCAAGAAAAGGTGTCTGGAGTCATGGAAAGTGATGAGTTTGGTGACAATGGTGATGGATGCTCTGGTCAAGAAGATGTAGTTAATGCAGAGCTTAATTACAGAGGAGGTAGAATTAGAGAGTTCAATCATAAGGTGGGTGGCAAAGAAAGTCACGTTCATGCTTATGCAAGAAAGAAAATGGGAGGAGCTACAAGTGATGAGCGATGGTTGAGGAATAGAACCATTAGCATGAATTCAGACTTGGAGGACCTCAATTATAGGAGTTATAAGTTGAAGGGTGATTTAGAGGAGAGTGATGCCCCATCATCAGTAAGACATGAAAGCAATGTGGATTTGAGGAGGTTTAACAATCGAGAAAAGGTGTTTGGAGTCATGGAAAGTGATGAGTTTGGTGACAATGGTGATAGATGCTCTGGTCAAGAAGATGTAATTAATGTTGAGCTTGATTACAGAGGAGGTAGAATTAGAGAGTTCAATCATAAGGTGGGTGGAAAAGTAAGTGGTGTGCATGCTGATTTTAGAAGGAAAATGGGAGGGGCAACGAGTGATGGAAGATGGTTGAGGGATCATACTAGCAGCATGAATTCAGACTCGGAGGATTTCAATGAAACCAAGAGTATGAAGATTCAAATTGCACAACGAAGTCCTATGGTATTAGATTATATTGAAAGCATTGACAGAACTATTGGCTTAAAAGAAAATCTTGCTCATGCTAAAGATTCCCTGGATATGTTCGGAATAAAGGGGAAAGCTTTTGAAAAAGAGAACATTGGTTCTGGGGTCAACAAAATGAATGGTGGACTTGTCAGGAATCGTAGTCAAGCTGATAAAATTACTGACAAGAGATATGTGCAGAAAAACGGATTATCAAGAAGAAGTGATCAGGCTTTTCTTGAAAGGGGCTATGGTGAGGATTTTGAAGTGGAAAGGGCTGCCTTCAAAAGCTTTGAGCAATCCAATGATGTTATCGGCAAGACAAAAGTTCCGATGTGGAAAATAGAGGAGAAGATTCAGAAGCTAGGAAACTG GTTAAATGGTGCTGATATTGATATGCCTGAGTGGATGTTCTCTAAGGCAATGCGTAGTGCTAGAGTTAAATATACAGATCATTCTGTATTGAGGATTATCCAGATATTGGGTAAATTGGGCAATTGGAGGCGAGTGCTACAAGTTATCGAGTGGCTTAACATACGAGAACGCTATAAATCCCACAGGCTAAG GCATGTTTACACAACTGCACTTCATGTACTTGGCAAGGCAAAAAGACCTGTGGAGGCACTTAATTTATTTCATGCAATGCAG CAAGAAATGTGTTTGTATCCTGACCTAGTAGCTTATCGTTCTATAGCTGTCACTCTCGGACAAGCAGGATATATGAAGGAACTTTTTGATGTAATAGATAGCATGCGATCTCCTCCCAAGAAGTTCAAATCTGGGGCACCTGGGAAGCGGGACCTGGGGTTGGAACCTGATATTGTTGTCTACAATGCG GTCCTAAATGCTTGTGTTCGGCGAAAACAATGGGAAGGTGCATTTTGGGTCTTACAGCAGATAAAGGAAAAGGATGTGCAACCTTCTACTTCAACGTATGGACTTGTTATGGAG GTCATGCTTGCTTGTGGCAAGTACAACTTGGTTCATGAGTTCTTCAAAAAAGTTCAGAAGTCTTCCATTCCAAATGCCTTGGTATATAAAG TTCTCGTCAATTCTTTTTGGAGAGAGGGTAAGACAGAAGAGGCTGTGTTGGCTGTTAAAGACATGGAAAGACGGGGAATTGTGGGTTCAGCTGCTCTTTATTATGATCTTGCACGCTGTCTCTGTACATCTGGAAGGTGTCAAGAAGCACTAGATCTG ATTGAGAAAATATGCAAGGTTGCTAATAAGCCGCTTGTAGTAACTTACACTGGCTTAATCCAAGCTTGTCTGGACTCTGGAAACATTCAAAACGCTGTGTACATCTTCAATCAAATGAGGAACTTTTGCCCCCCAAATCTTGTTACTTGCAACATAATGCTGAAAGCGTATCTAGAACATGGATTGTTTGAAGAAGCAAACGAGCTTTTCAACAAGATGTTAGACGATGGCAATCATATCAGCAGAAGATCTGATTACAAGTTTCGGGTAATACCAGATATCTATACTTTCAACACCATGCTTGATGCAAGCATTGCAGAGAACAAGTGGGATGATTTTGAGTACATTTATCGAAAGATGTTGCGCCATGGGTTCCACTTCAATGCAAACCGTCATCTTCGAATGGTACTGGATGCTTCTAGAGCTGGAAAG GGAGAAGTTTTGGAAATAACTTGGAAGCACTTGGCGCAGGAAGATAGGATTCCTCCGCCGCCTCTTGTCAAAGAAAGATTTTGCATGATGCTTGAAAAAGAAGACTTCGATTCTGCTCTTGCTTGTATTACCACAAATTCTGCTGGAGAGTCTCAAGCATTCTGCAAAAGTGCCTGGTTGAATTTATTCGAAGAAAACGCTCAGCGGTTTAGAAAGGACACCCTCATGCGGCTAATGCATGAGGTGCGTGTGCTTGCTGCTCAAAGCAACTCGCCAAACCCTGTATTGCAAAATCTATTAATATCCTGTAGTGATTATAATAGGCCTCGTGTAAAGGTTCCTGGATTCAATCAAACATAG
- the LOC133683242 gene encoding UDP-arabinose 4-epimerase 1-like — protein MLSFGRTRTQPRSNRSMSLGGMDFSDPKRKNNVVGKILLAASLTAVCIIMLKQSPTFNSPSPFSLREDGVIHVLVTGGAGYIGSHAALRLLKDGYRVTIVDNLSRGNLGAVKVLHELFPEPGRLQFIYADLGEPKTVNSIFSQNAFDAVMHFAAVAYVGESTVYPLKYYHNITSNTLVVLESMAANDVKTLIYSSTCATYGEPEKMPITEDTPQVPINPYGKAKKMAEDIILDFSKNSDMAIMILRYFNVIGSDPDGRLGEAPRPELREHGRISGACFDAARGIVAGLKVKGTDYKTHDGTCIRDYIDVTDLVDAHVKALEKAMPGKVGIYNVGTGMGRSVNEFVHACKKATGVDIKVDYLPRRPGDYAEVFSDPSKINRELNWTAQYTDLQKSLQVAWRWQKSHQNGYGSPLVMAS, from the exons ATGCTAAGTTTTGGCAGGACCAGAACTCAGCCAAGGTCCAATAGATCTATGTCCCTTGGAG GCATGGATTTTTCagatccaaaaagaaaaaataatgttgtagGAAAGATTCTTTTGGCCGCTTCCCTAACAGCTGTATGTATAATTATGCTGAAACAATCTCCAACCTTTAATTCTCCAAGCCCG TTCTCTTTGCGTGAAGATGGGGTGATCCATGTCCTTGTGACAGGTGGTGCTGGCTACATTGGTTCCCATGCAGCATTGCGACTTTTGAAGGATGGTTACCGAGTAACCATAGTG GACAACCTTTCTCGAGGAAACTTAGGTGCAGTTAAGGTTTTACATGAGTTATTTCCTGAGCCTGGGAGGCTTCAGTTTATATATGCTGACTTGGGAGAGCCTAAAACT GTTAACAGCATCTTTTCACAAAATGCATTTGATGCTGTGATGCATTTTGCAGCAGTTGCATATGTTGGGGAAAGCACCGTGTACCCCCTTAA GTACTATCACAACATTACATCAAATACCTTGGTAGTGTTGGAGTCAATGGCTGCAAATGATGTAAAGACTTTGATATATTCAAGCACATGTGCAACATATGGGGAGCCTGAAAAGATGCCTATTACTGAAGACACTCCACAG GTACCCATTAATCCATATGGAAAAGCTAAGAAGATGGCAGAAGATATCATCCTTGACTTCTCTAAAAATTCAGACATGGCAATTATGATATTGAG ATACTTCAATGTGATTGGATCAGATCCAGATGGAAGGTTAGGTGAGGCTCCTAGACCTGAACTGCGTGAGCACGGACGAATTTCTGGTGCTTGTTTTGATGCTGCTCGTGGTATTGTTGCTGGACTAAAG GTTAAAGGAACGGACTATAAGACACACGATGGAACTTGTATAAGAGATTATATCGATGTTACTGATCTTGTCGATGCTCATGTTAAAGCACTTGAAAAGGCAATGCCTGGGAAAGTTGGAATCTACAATGTTGGCACTGGAATGG gTAGATCAGTCAACGAGTTTGTACATGCATGTAAAAAGGCAACCGGTGTAGATATCAAAGTAGACTATTTACCTCGCCGGCCTGGTGACTATGCTGAAGTGTTTAGTGACCCATCAAAAATTAACCGTGAGCTGAACTGGACAGCACAATACACTGATCTCCAAAAGAGTTTACAGGTTGCTTGGAGATGGcaaaaatcacatcaaaatggGTATGGATCCCCTTTGGTGATGGCTTCTTGA
- the LOC133689922 gene encoding berberine bridge enzyme-like 4 — translation MKASMSATLSVVSALLLLVSLAASDTVLDRFLQCLPSHSHPSHPISKAIYSNTNPSFESILQALIKNRRFLTPATPKPLAIIAAVHESHVQATVICAKSNGLQIRIRSGGHDYEGLSYVSAVPFIILDMFNLRSIDIDIASETAWVQSGATLGELYYNIASKSNIHGFPAGVCPTVGIGGHFSGGGFGTMMRKYGLSVDNIIDAQLVDVNGNILNRKTMGEDLFWAIRGGGASFGVILSWKISLVQVPPAVTAFRVARTLEEGATDVFYKWQLVASKLDKDLFIRAMSQVVKGSSGGSKRISISFIGLFLGQSGALLSLLSKSFPELGLQQKDCKEMRWIESVVFWANLPNATSTDVLLNRPKQASLFKKKSDFVKYVIPKNALESIWKVMIKVEPIWMQWNPYGGRMDEISATATPFPHRAGNLFKIEYSTTWIEEGIEATNHHTSLLRQLHDAMAPYVSKYPREAFLNYRDLDIGSNPSNQTIFEEAKVYGSKYFKDNFPRLVTVKSRVDPDNFFKNEQSIPVNFARVKA, via the coding sequence ATGAAAGCTTCAATGTCTGCAACACTCTCTGTAGTTTCAGCCCTCCTGTTGCTAGTGTCATTGGCAGCTTCTGATACAGTTCTTGACAGGTTTCTACAGTGTCTTCCTAGCCATAGCCATCCTTCTCACCCAATCTCTAAAGCAATCTATAGTAACACAAATCCCTCTTTTGAGTCTATCTTGCAAGCACTGATAAAAAACCGTAGATTTTTGACTCCTGCAACCCCAAAACCACTTGCGATCATCGCAGCCGTCCATGAATCCCATGTCCAAGCAACAGTTATTTGCGCAAAGTCTAATGGCTTGCAAATTAGAATCCGGAGTGGTGGCCATGATTATGAGGGCCTTTCTTATGTATCTGCAGTCCCATTCATCATCCTCGACATGTTCAATCTTCGATCCATCGACATAGACATAGCGAGTGAGACAGCATGGGTTCAATCTGGGGCAACTCTTGGTGAACTTTACTACAATATTGCCAGCAAGAGTAACATTCATGGCTTTCCAGCTGGTGTTTGCCCTACTGTTGGTATAGGTGGTCACTTTAGTGGAGGGGGCTTTGGGACcatgatgagaaaatatggccTTTCTGTGGATAACATCATTGATGCACAATTAGTAGATGTCAATGGCAATATCCTTAATAGGAAGACAATGGGGGAGGATCTCTTTTGGGCAATTAGAGGAGGTGGAGCAAGCTTTGGAGTCATTCTTTCTTGGAAGATCAGTTTGGTTCAAGTTCCTCCCGCAGTGACTGCATTCAGGGTTGCTAGGACCTTGGAGGAAGGAGCAACTGATGTGTTTTACAAGTGGCAACTAGTTGCTAGCAAACTAGACAAGGATCTTTTCATTAGAGCAATGTCACAAGTTGTCAAAGGAAGCAGTGGGGGTTCTAAAAGAATTAGCATCTCTTTCATTGGCCTCTTTCTAGGACAAAGTGGAGCACTCCTTTCCTTGCTGAGCAAGAGCTTCCCCGAGTTAGGTTTGCAGCAAAAAGACTGCAAGGAAATGAGATGGATAGAGTCTGTAGTTTTCTGGGCAAACCTTCCAAATGCAACATCAACTGATGTTCTACTCAACAGGCCAAAACAAGCAAGCTTATTCAAAAAGAAATCTGATTTTGTGAAATATGTCATTCCAAAGAATGCTTTGGAAAGCATATGGAAGGTGATGATCAAGGTAGAGCCAATATGGATGCAATGGAATCCTTATGGAGGAAGAATGGATGAGATTTCGGCAACCGCAACTCCATTCCCTCATAGAGCTGGAAACCTGTTCAAAATCGAGTACTCCACAACCTGGATCGAAGAAGGAATTGAGGCCACCAATCACCATACAAGTTTGTTAAGACAACTGCATGATGCAATGGCTCCTTATGTCAGCAAGTATCCAAGAGAAGCATTTCTCAACTACAGGGATCTTGATATCGGTAGCAATCCTAGCAACCAGACCATCTTTGAGGAAGCTAAAGTTTATGGGAGCAAGTATTTTAAGGACAATTTTCCTAGGCTGGTGACAGTGAAATCAAGGGTGGATCCTGATAATTTCTTCAAGAATGAACAAAGCATCCCAGTTAATTTTGCACGAGTAAAAGCCTGA
- the LOC133689934 gene encoding probable carboxylesterase 18, translated as MSQNSADLPWKVRLFTSLFSFTFKVMIRRSDGSLNRLLLNFLDYKTSPSPDKPIDGVTTTDFTIDEDRSLWFRLYNPVFRTSTTDNEVKIPVIFYFHGSGFVCLAANSKLFDDLCYRLARLLPAVIISVNYRLAPEHRYPCQYEDGFDVIKFIDKSYLEVLPNHANLKHSFVAGDSAGGNLAHHMALKACKSELSNIKLTGVIAIQPFFGGEERTGSEIKLSRDPFVPMDTTDWMWRSFLPEGSNRDHQASNVFGPNSVDISELKFPAVLVIIGGLDPLQDWQKRYYEGLKKSGKEVYLVEYVNAFHSFHLFPCVPEFSLFIKEVKDFMQKQMSR; from the coding sequence atgtcTCAAAACTCAGCTGACCTCCCATGGAAGGTAAGGCTCTTTACATCCCTCTTCTCCTTCACCTTTAAAGTCATGATTCGTCGCTCTGATGGATCTCTGAACCGCCTCTTGCTCAACTTTCTCGACTATAAAACCTCTCCATCGCCTGACAAGCCCATAGATGGTGTCACAACCACTGATTTCACTATTGATGAAGACCGCAGCCTTTGGTTCCGCCTCTACAACCCCGTCTTCAGAACTTCAACCACCGACAATGAAGTTAAAATCCCAGTTATTTTCTACTTCCACGGGAGTGGGTTCGTCTGCTTGGCGGCCAATTCAAAGCTGTTTGATGATTTATGCTACAGGCTCGCCCGCCTGCTACCTGCAGTCATCATCTCTGTAAACTACAGGCTGGCTCCTGAGCATAGGTATCCATGCCAATATGAAGACGGTTTTGatgttataaaatttattgataaatcATACCTTGAAGTCCTTCCAAACCATGCGAATCTCAAGCACAGTTTTGTTGCTGGAGACAGTGCTGGTGGCAATCTAGCTCATCACATGGCACTAAAGGCTTGCAAATCTGAACTTTCCAATATAAAACTGACTGGAGTTATAGCCATACAGCCATTCTTTGGAGGAGAAGAGCGTACAGGATCTGAAATCAAGCTTTCTAGAGATCCCTTTGTTCCAATGGATACTACAGACTGGATGTGGAGATCGTTTCTGCCAGAGGGTTCGAATCGGGACCATCAGGCGTCGAATGTTTTTGGGCCTAACTCTGTTGACATTTCAGAGCTTAAATTCCCTGCAGTTCTTGTTATTATTGGGGGGTTGGATCCTCTCCAGGACTGGCAAAAGAGGTACTACGAGGGACTGAAGAAAAGTGGAAAAGAAGTGTATTTAGTTGAGTATGTCAACGCATTCCATTCATTTCACCTTTTTCCTTGTGTGCCtgagttttctttgtttatcaAGGAAGTGAaagattttatgcaaaaacaaatgtccagatga